From the genome of Brassica oleracea var. oleracea cultivar TO1000 chromosome C4, BOL, whole genome shotgun sequence:
AAACACTTGTGGGGTTTATTGGTTTTAAGAGGAAAAAATGTAAGAAAATAAAATACATGTAAAACAAATAAAAAAATAATTTAACGTCATCCTAGAATTACGCTCACAAACAAGATTAGTCCACGTTCGTAATAATAGTAAGAACTTTTCTAATCAACTAATTAAATCTAACTTATGTTTGTATTTTGATTTTCGATGAGTATAAAGAAACATACTTTTAAAAGAATTCAAATTTATTCAACCAAAAACATACTGGTCTCTCTATCCAAGTGGCGTAAATCTTTTGTTTGAAAGGGGTATCGATCGAAGGAGATACAGCTGAGTCTTGTCCCATCCCATTATCTGTCAAAATACCACTGAGATGGATCCAATGTGGAGGGTACTTTGATTCGAGCAGACTGCTCATAAGATGCATGAAGTATCCACGCCAATGTTCCAATTTAACATTTTCTTAAACGTGGAGAAGATCGTGGACAGACAACAAAGAAATGAACGAGTATTTGGAGTAGCGAGAGAAAACAAATTCCCCTATAGTTATACCAGTACTCCCTTCTTGTCGTGGTCTACAAATTAGTTTTGAATTTGTCTTTGATCTGAAAATGGGATTGTAAGAATGCACATATTCCATATCCACAACATCACATCATGAATCTGACTCAGGAAATCAAGTCAGTGCCTTCTTCTGTGTGCAGCTATAACATCACTCACATAAGACTAGTGGTTACGAATTCCTATATCAATATAAACTCGTGAATCTCTCAAATCCATAATCATATCTAGAGGTGACCACATATCGGTCGAAAGACTCGACTGGTATTGCATGCATGGGGGGTTGGTTCCATAATCAATCATTAGAAATTAAAATGTTCTAATCTCTCTTATTATTTTACAATATTTATGTATTATATATAGAATTATATTTAAAACACATTTACATTTTAGGATACATATAGCTGATACACCGACAAACTCAAAAAATACAAATAATCTAGCAAAACTTAAAGCTAAATAAATAAAATTTATCGGATCTATAATGTCCTACAATTATATATTTCATATTTTAAATAAAAATTATTTTTAAATATAAATATAGAAAGAAAATTCACTTTAAATTAATAAGTTTATAAACTAATAAATATTATATTCTTAACTATTTTTAATCTATAAACTGTAATTAGTGTTGAGAATTACGTAAACATGATACATATAAACTGATTTCTCCAATAACAAATAGAGATTCGTGCATAGAAGGGAATAACCTTAACAATAAAAACATATTTACACTTGATGTGGTTGATTTGATGTAAAAATATGTAGAAATTGTAGATGATATAGTGCAAGGGAGATAAATCTATATAGGAAAAGCCATAGAAATCAAAGTTAACCATTTCTGGAGAAAAAAACAATCAGCTTCAGTGCCAATTTTATTTCCAACATTATTTAAGCTCAGTATCAGAACCTTTTAATAGTATAGTTTTAGTAGTACATGAGATGCTCGACATCAATCATATTAATAGGGAAACACTTGATCGAGTCCAAGATCGACAGCCAAATAAATAAATTAAAAACGTGAATCAATCAGAGTATTATAGAAAAAGAAACGATCGAGTCCTAAATTAATTGAAGAAACTCAACACTTGAAATTGTATTATTCCAGCCAAACTAATTTTGTAAAAAACTCAACACATTTCCACACTCAAATTAGTAGAAGAAACTCAACTGTTCACACCCAAACCAATATTAAAATACTTTATTTTACTTAATTTATACTCAGTTTCCATTTGCTTTTTTTTTCATTTACATAATTCATTTCCATTATTTTAAATGACCCTTAATTTTCCACTCCAAAACGTCATTGGCTACGTATATTTGATATACCTTGCCTCTATATATGTTATTTAGCATATGTGATCATTGTTACTCATTCGCAAACAAAAATGGATAAAAGATGGAGTCTTCAAGGCATGACTGCCCTTGTAACTGGTGGAGCTAGCGGAATCGGGTTCGTTTTTCTACTCTGTAGCTGTATCATATCTTATCTCATTGTTCCCTCTTTCAATGTAAGATATATGTCGATAATTTTTTGATAAGTTGTGGATGTTTTAGGCATGCTATAGTAGAAGAGTTAGCTAGTTTTGGAGCTACAATCCATGTATGCGACATATCTGAAACACTGCTTAATCAAAGATTAAGCGAATGGGAAAATAAAGGGTTTCAAGTGAGCGGTTCAATATGTGATGTATCCTCTCGGCCTGAGAGAGAAACATTGATGCTAACTGTCTCAAAGATGTTCGATGGCAAGCTGACCATTCTTGTAAGCTAATCTTAACTTTAAAAACTAATTATGTTCTTATAGGAACAATACCTATTAGTAGTGAAAGATTCTTTTGGGGGTAAAATATAGTAAGACTTTTGTTACTCTTTTTTGTTCAACATAGGTGAATAACATTGGCGTAGTTCGCCTTAAACCAACAACAGAATATGTGGCAGACGATTTCTCGTTCCATATTTCAACAAACTTGGAATCAGCTTATCATCTTAGCCAGCTTTCACATCCTCTTTTAAAGGCTTCTGGATTCGGAAGCATTGTTATGAATTCTTCTGTTGGAGGGGTTGTATCAATGGAATGTGGATCCCTCTATAGTTTAACGAAAGGTACATCGATAGAAATGTTGGGTCCCTCCTAGATGGAGAGGACCAATTGGGGTGAACTTAAGAAATAATAATGTTCTTTTTTGGCACTAGACACAATAATAGAGTTTTGACAAAAAGAAACAAGAGAGAGAAAGGAGAAAAAGAGAGAGAAGGAGAAAACTCGTAAGGTGATTTCAAGACTGGATTTGGAGGGTCAAACGGATCCTGATCGAGCTGATATTTTGTGGGAAGCTTCTAAAGTCAGTGGGTTAGAGGTTCACCGAAGGGATTTGGATTTCAACGGTTGGATCTTCTGTTGTCTGGGTTTTCTTGAAGCTGGTCGCCATAGTTCTTCAGCAGAGCAGTCTTGGGTGTTTGGTAAATCCAACGGTGAGATCTTCTCTTCTTGAGCTGAAATTTGGCAGAGGTATTGTCGACTTGTTTATCTTGGATTTGTACGGTTGGATTAGTTTCTGGAAGCCGGAATCTTTGTGAGCTGAGGTCGTTTGGTTGCTGCCGGTTTTGAAGCTTTGTGTTGCTCTCTTGTTGTTGTTGTTTGTGTTGGAGATAGCTATTTGTAGCTAGACTCTCTGTTCTGTTCAGGCTGTTGAACAGGGAGGACGTGGTTGTACTCATACCATTTATATAGTGGATTTTTGAGTGGACTACGGTCCCGTGGTTTTTCCTTCTCACATCGAGGAGGTTTTCCACGTAAAAATTGTGTGTCTCATTTAGTTATCGCAACTTTGATATCTTGCCATCGTCGAAGTATTTTCCTCACAGGTTCGCACAAGGTCAGGGGAACACGACCNNNNNNNNNNNNNNNNNNNNNNNNNNNNNNNNNNNNNNNNNNNNNNNNNNNNNNNNNNNNNNNNNNNNNNNNNNNNNNNNNNNNNNNNNNNNNNNNNNNNNNNNNNNNNNNNNNNNNNNNNNNNNNNNNNNNNNNNNNNNNNNNNNNNNNNNNNNNNNNNNNNNNNNNNNNNNNNNNNNNNNNNNNNNNNNNNNNNNNNNNNNNNNNNNNNNNNNNNNNNNNNNNNNNNNNNNNNNNNNNNNNNNNNNNNNNNNNNNNNNNNNNNNNNNNNNNNNNNNNNNNNNNNNNNNNNNNNNNNNNNNNNNNNNNNNNNNNNNNNNNNNNNNNNNNNNNNNNNNNNNNNNNNNNNNNNNNNNNNNNNNNNNNNNNNNNNNNNNNNNNNNNNNNNNNNNNNNNNNNNNNNNNNNNNNNNNNNNNNNNNNNNNNNNNNNNNNNNNNNNNNNNNNNNNNNNNNNNNNNNNNNNNNNNNNNNNNNNNNNNNNNNNNNNNNNNNNNNNNNNNNNNNNNNNNNNNNNNNNNNNNNNNNNNNNNNNNNNNNNNNNNNNNNNNNNNNNNNNNNNNNNNNNNNNNNNNNNNNNNNNNNNNNNNNNNNNNNNNNNNNNNNNNNNNNNNNNNNNNNNNNNNNNNNNNNNNNNNNNNNNNNNNNNNNNNNNNNNNNNNNNNNNNNNNNNNNNNNNNNNNNNNNNNNNNNNNNNNNNNNNNNNNNNNNNNNNNNNNNNNNNNNNNNNNNNNNNNNNNNNNNNNNNNNNNNNNNNNNNNNNNNNNNNNNNNNNNNNNNNNNNNNNNNNNNNNNNNNNNNNNNNNNNNNNNNNNNNNNNNNNNNNNNNNNNNNNNNNNNNNNNNNNNNNNNNNNNNNNNNNNNNNNNNNNNNNNNNNNNNNNNNNNNNNNNNNNNNNNNNNNNNNNNNNNNNNNNNNNNNNNNNNNNNNNNNNNNNNNNNNNNNNNNNNNNNNNNNNNNNNNNNNNNNNNNNNNNNNNNNNNNNNNNNNNNNNNNNNNNNNNNNNNNNNNNNNNNNNNNNNNNNNNNNNNNNNNNNNNNNNNNNNNNNNNNNNNNNNNNNNNNNNNNNNNNNNNNNNNNNNNNNNNNNNNNNNNNNNNNNNNNNNNNNNNNNNNNNNNNNNNNNNNNNNNNNNNNNNNNNNNNNNNNNNNNNNNNNNNNNNNNNNNNNNNNNNNNNNNNNNNNNNNNNNNNNNNNNNNNNNNNNNNNNNNNNNNNNNNNNNNNNNNNNNNNNNNNNNNNNNNNNNNNNNNNNNNNNNNNNNNNNNNNNNNNNNNNNNNNNNNNNNNNNNNNNNNNNNNNNNNNNNNNNNNNNNNNNNNNNNNNNNNNNNNNNNNNNNNNNNNNNNNNNNNNNNNNNNNNNNNNNNNNNNNNNNNNNNNNNNNNNNNNNNNNNNNNNNNNNNNNNNNNNNNNNNNNNNNNNNNNNNNNNNNNNNNNNNNNNNNNNNNNNNNNNNNNNNNNNNNNNNNNNNNNNNNNNNNNNNNNNNNNNNNNNNNNNNNNNNNNNNNNNNNNNNNNNNNNNNNNNNNNNNNNNNNNNNNNNNNNNNNNNNNNNNNNNNNNNNNNNNNNNNNNNNNNNNNNNNNNNNNNNNNNNNNNNNNNNNNNNNNNNNNNNNNNNNNNNNNNNNNNNNNNNNNNNNNNNNNNNNNNNNNNNNNNNNNNNNNNNNNNNNNNNNNNNNNNNNNNNNNNNNNNNNNNNNNNNNNNNNNNNNNNNNNNNNNNNNNNNNNNNNNNNNNNNNNNNNNNNNNNNNNNNNNNNNNNNNNNNNNNNNNNNNNNNNNNNNNNNNTTTGTGGCATTGGTTGAGAGACAAACGGGGAAGAAGCTGAAGTGTATCCGCAGTGATAATGGTGGAGAGTATCTTGGACCATTTGATGCTTATTGCAAAGAGCATGGAATAAGGCATCAGTTCACGCCACCTCATACTCCACAGTTGAATGGGTTGGCTGAAAGGATGAATCGGACGATTGTCGAGAGGATGAGATGTTTGATCTCACAGTCAGGCTTATCGATGACTTTCTGGGCAGAAGCTTTGAACACGGTGGTTCATGTGCTGAATTTGTCACCAAGTGCTCCATTGGATGGTGATGTTCCAGAGAGGGTTTGGACTGGTAAGGATGTTTCTTACAGTCACTTGAGGGTCTTTGGGTGTAAGGCATTTGTTCATATTCCCAAGGTTGATAGATCGAAGCTTGAGATGAAGTCGCGGCAGTGTGTGTTCATCGGTTATGGTCATGATGAGTTCGGGTACAGATTTTATGATCCCGTTGAGAGGAAGCTCGTAAGGAGCAGAGATGTTGTGTTTATGGAAGATCAAACGATTAAGGACATTGACAAGTCCAAAAAGCCAACTCAGATTTTTGAGGGTTTGATCGATACAGAGGCTACTCCTTCTACATCGGTTCACGGTGAGGTTGAGGTTGAGGTTCAGGATAATACACCCAGTGCAGATGCTCCTGCACATGAAGATGGTAGTAGTGATCATGGTGAGACACCAGCTGCTGAGAACCAACCTACAATTGTTAGAAGATCCGAGAGAGGTCTTAAACCGTCGACAAGGTATGATCCTAGTGAGTATGTATTACTTANNNNNNNNNNNNNNNNNNNNNNNNNNNNNNNNNNNNNNNNNNNNNNNNNNNNNNNNNNNNNNNNNNNNNNNNNNNNNNNNNNNNNNNNNNNNNNNNNNNNNNNNNNNNNNNNNNNNNNNNNNNNNNNNNNNNNNNNNNNNNNNNNNNNNNNNNNNNNNNNNNNNNNNNNNNNNNNNNNNNNNNNNNNNNNNNNNNNNNNNNNNNNNNNNNNNNNNNNNNNNNNNNNNNNNNNNNNNNNNNNNNNNNNNNNNNNNNNNNNNNNNNNNNNNNNNNNNNNNNNNNNNNNNNNNNNNNNNNNNNNNNNNNNNNNNNNNNNNNNNNNNNNNNNNNNNNNNNNNNNNNNNNNNNNNNNNNNNNNNNNNNNNNNNNNNNNNNNNNNNNNNNNNNNNNNNNNNNNNNNNNNNNNNNNNNNNNNNNNNNNNNNNNNNNNNNNNNNNNNNNNNNNNNNNNNNNNNNNNNNNNNNNNNNNNNNNNNNNNNNNNNNNNNNNNNNNNNNNNNNNNNNNNNNNNNNNNNNNNNNNNNNNNNNNNNNNNNNNNNNNNNNNNNNNNNNNNNNNNNNNNNNNNNNNNNNNNNNNNNNNNNNNNNNNNNNNNNNNNNNNNNNNNNNNNNNNNNNNNNNNNNNNNNNNNNNNNNNNNNNNNNNNNNNNNNNNNNNNNNNNNNNNNNNNNNNNNNNNNNNNNNNNNNNNNNNNNNNNNNNNNNNNNNNNNNNNNNNNNNNNNNNNNNNNNNNNNNNNNNNNNNNNNNNNNNNNNNNNNNNNNNNNNNNNNNNNNNNNNNNNNNNNNNNNNNNNNNNNNNNNNNNNNNNNNNNNNNNNNNNNNNNNNNNNNNNNNNNNNNNNNNNNNNNNNNNNNNNNNNNNNNNNNNNNNNNNNNNNNNNNNNNNNNNNNNNNNNNNNNNNNNNNNNNNNNNNNNNNNNNNNNNNNNNNNNNNNNNNNNNNNNNNNNNNNNNNNNNNNNNNNNNNNNNNNNNNNNNNNNNNNNNNNNNNNNNNNNNNNNNNNNNNNNNNNNNNNNNNNNNNNNNNNNNNNNNNNNNNNNNNNNNNNNNNNNNNNNNNNNNNNNNNNNNNNNNNNNNNNNNNNNNNNNNNNNNNNNNNNNNNNNNNNNNNNNNNNNNNNNNNNNNNNNNNNNNNNNNNNNNNNNNNNNNNNNNNNNNNNNNNNNNNNNNNNNNNNNNNNNNNNNNNNNNNNNNNNNNNNNNNNNNCATTTGTAGCTAGACCCTCTGTTCTGTTCAGGCTGTTGAACAGGGAGGACGTGGTTGTACTCATACCATTTATATAGTGGATTTTTGAGTGGACTACGGTCCCGTGGTTTTTCCTTCTCACATCGAAGAGGTTTTTCACGTAAAAATTGTGTGTCTCATTTAGTTATCGCAACTTTGATATCTTGCCATCGTCGAAGTATTTTCCTCACAGGATCGCACAAGGTCAGGGGAACACGACCGTGACTTTCCGCTGCGCCGTGTGTCTTTCCCCAACAAGAAAGTTAATCAATAGAACTAGACGCATTAATATTGTGAATTTATCAATAGAAATGAATGTAATATACGAATAATTAAGTTGGTTCGTGTGGTGTCAAAATTCATAGCTAAAATGGTTATATATATGTATATACGTGTGCGTGTGTTGTGTGTACATGTATTATTTTAGATCTAATTCATATAGATTCTTAAGTGAACGCAAGCAGTTATAGTTCTTTTAAAAAATGTAAAAATAGAAGGGTTTTCCATTCATTCATATATAAAGAGAGGTATCTCTTCGTACAGATTTTTATTTGATTGTCCTAATTTACATCTTTGTGTTGTACAGGAGCTATGAATCAACTAGCAAGAAGTTTGGCGTGTGAGTGGGCAACTGATGGCATAAGAATTAACTCTGTTGCTCCTAATTTTATCCTCACTGATATGACTGCACCTGTAATCAATAACACCCTCCACTTTTTCTTATCTATTATTTTCCAATTAACACTTTGTACTTATCATTTTTATGTCCTAATGTGAATTATCAGCATCTTGAAGACGCGGGTTACAAGAAGAGTTTGTTCAGTAGAACTCCGCTTGGTCGTGCTGGAGAGCCAAAAGAGGTTGCATCACTTGTGGCCTTTTTGTGTCTACCTGCAGCTTCATATATTACTGGGCAGACCATTTGTGTTGATGGAGGTCTCACTGTCAATGGTTTCTCATATAAGCGACAGGCTTGATCCATACTTGTGTGTGTGTT
Proteins encoded in this window:
- the LOC106339444 gene encoding tropinone reductase homolog At2g30670-like isoform X1 — its product is MDKRWSLQGMTALVTGGASGIGHAIVEELASFGATIHVCDISETLLNQRLSEWENKGFQVSGSICDVSSRPERETLMLTVSKMFDGKLTILVNNIGVVRLKPTTEYVADDFSFHISTNLESAYHLSQLSHPLLKASGFGSIVMNSSVGGVVSMECGSLYSLTKGAMNQLARSLACEWATDGIRINSVAPNFILTDMTAPHLEDAGYKKSLFSRTPLGRAGEPKEVASLVAFLCLPAASYITGQTICVDGGLTVNGFSYKRQA
- the LOC106339444 gene encoding tropinone reductase homolog At2g30670-like isoform X2, with the protein product MESSRHDCPCNCCGCFRHAIVEELASFGATIHVCDISETLLNQRLSEWENKGFQVSGSICDVSSRPERETLMLTVSKMFDGKLTILVNNIGVVRLKPTTEYVADDFSFHISTNLESAYHLSQLSHPLLKASGFGSIVMNSSVGGVVSMECGSLYSLTKGAMNQLARSLACEWATDGIRINSVAPNFILTDMTAPHLEDAGYKKSLFSRTPLGRAGEPKEVASLVAFLCLPAASYITGQTICVDGGLTVNGFSYKRQA
- the LOC106339444 gene encoding tropinone reductase homolog At2g30670-like isoform X3, whose product is MESSRHAIVEELASFGATIHVCDISETLLNQRLSEWENKGFQVSGSICDVSSRPERETLMLTVSKMFDGKLTILVNNIGVVRLKPTTEYVADDFSFHISTNLESAYHLSQLSHPLLKASGFGSIVMNSSVGGVVSMECGSLYSLTKGAMNQLARSLACEWATDGIRINSVAPNFILTDMTAPHLEDAGYKKSLFSRTPLGRAGEPKEVASLVAFLCLPAASYITGQTICVDGGLTVNGFSYKRQA
- the LOC106339444 gene encoding tropinone reductase homolog At2g30670-like isoform X4, whose protein sequence is MTALVTGGASGIGHAIVEELASFGATIHVCDISETLLNQRLSEWENKGFQVSGSICDVSSRPERETLMLTVSKMFDGKLTILVNNIGVVRLKPTTEYVADDFSFHISTNLESAYHLSQLSHPLLKASGFGSIVMNSSVGGVVSMECGSLYSLTKGAMNQLARSLACEWATDGIRINSVAPNFILTDMTAPHLEDAGYKKSLFSRTPLGRAGEPKEVASLVAFLCLPAASYITGQTICVDGGLTVNGFSYKRQA